One window of Eisenibacter elegans DSM 3317 genomic DNA carries:
- the sufC gene encoding Fe-S cluster assembly ATPase SufC: MLKIENLHAEIEGKAILKGINLTVNPGEVHAIMGPNGSGKSTLASVLAGREEYEVTQGSVSYLGKDLLELAPEERAAEGVFLAFQYPVEIPGVTTVNFLKTAVNQIRKYKGEDPIDAVNFLKKMKEKMALVEIGQELLSRSLNEGFSGGEKKRNEIFQMAMLEPTLAILDETDSGLDIDALRIVAEGVNKLKTPQNATIVVTHYQRLLDYIVPDFVHVLYQGRIVKSGTKELALELEEKGYDWIKEEVANA; the protein is encoded by the coding sequence ATGCTAAAAATAGAAAACCTGCACGCCGAGATTGAGGGTAAGGCCATCCTCAAAGGAATTAACCTCACTGTCAACCCGGGAGAAGTACACGCCATCATGGGCCCCAATGGCTCTGGGAAAAGCACCTTGGCTTCTGTATTGGCTGGGCGCGAAGAGTATGAAGTAACTCAGGGCAGTGTCAGCTACCTAGGAAAAGACTTGCTGGAGCTAGCGCCAGAAGAGCGCGCCGCCGAAGGCGTATTTTTGGCTTTTCAGTATCCGGTTGAAATCCCCGGAGTAACGACAGTCAACTTCCTCAAAACTGCGGTCAACCAAATTCGTAAGTATAAAGGCGAAGACCCTATCGACGCAGTCAACTTCCTCAAGAAGATGAAAGAAAAAATGGCCTTGGTCGAAATAGGTCAAGAGCTGCTCAGCCGCTCCCTGAATGAAGGCTTTTCGGGCGGAGAGAAAAAGCGTAATGAGATTTTTCAAATGGCCATGTTGGAGCCTACTCTTGCCATCTTGGATGAGACGGATTCAGGCCTCGATATTGATGCGCTGCGCATTGTGGCCGAAGGGGTCAACAAACTCAAAACACCGCAAAACGCTACCATCGTCGTAACACACTACCAACGCTTGCTCGACTATATCGTGCCCGATTTTGTACACGTGCTCTACCAAGGTCGCATTGTCAAGTCAGGTACTAAAGAGTTGGCACTAGAGCTGGAGGAGAAAGGCTACGACTGGATTAAGGAAGAAGTGGCCAATGCCTAA
- a CDS encoding pentapeptide repeat-containing protein, producing the protein MHKDLRKVNEAMLRKAANAQPILLPEWETILAKHHAFLRTQGGGSWQTLRANLFRIVGIYTAPNTPIHSTYGAQADVSQRSLARLSLQWVNFAYANAAGIYAEEQNWYKASLRGTLMIDSLLNYASFEEANLKNADFSRSKMMGCNFSGADLEDTDFENCDLRGANFSGARIVRDKTSFKNAILDFPEEDLYPPTPRPD; encoded by the coding sequence ATGCACAAAGACCTCCGCAAAGTCAACGAAGCCATGTTGCGCAAAGCCGCCAATGCCCAGCCTATTCTGCTACCGGAGTGGGAGACGATTTTGGCCAAGCACCATGCTTTTTTGCGTACCCAAGGCGGAGGGTCTTGGCAAACGCTACGTGCCAACCTGTTTCGGATTGTTGGAATCTACACCGCTCCCAACACGCCGATTCACAGCACCTACGGAGCTCAGGCAGATGTATCGCAGCGCAGCCTTGCGCGGCTCTCGCTACAGTGGGTCAATTTTGCCTATGCCAATGCCGCCGGTATCTATGCCGAAGAGCAAAACTGGTACAAGGCCAGCCTACGCGGAACGCTGATGATTGACTCCTTGCTCAATTATGCTTCTTTTGAAGAGGCAAATTTGAAAAATGCTGATTTTTCACGCAGCAAAATGATGGGGTGTAATTTCAGCGGAGCTGATTTAGAAGATACCGACTTCGAAAACTGCGATTTGCGCGGGGCTAATTTTAGTGGGGCACGCATCGTTCGTGATAAAACTTCATTCAAAAACGCGATTTTGGATTTCCCCGAAGAGGATTTGTATCCTCCCACTCCTCGCCCTGATTAG
- the sufD gene encoding Fe-S cluster assembly protein SufD, whose amino-acid sequence MIQQKNDIAAAWLSQMQGFVPPNTLGQARRQEAQQLLQTLEIPTPKHEEWKYTPLNALGKVAFQYTMHPSPNVLPQATALAPLQIAGLEAHTLVFVDGFFRPQLSAIQALPKGVVLTALSQAQEAQQAAFATVWGQLANPAQDWFAAFNLAYATDGLLLHLPAGKIIEQPIRLLHLQTTTEQASAVQLRHVIIAEENSQCTIVEQYHSLGKHDTFVGVVAEFDVKSQAVVHHLKLQNDQAHSHQVSTTQARQAANSQFTNTTLTLDGGLVRNQLNLTLEGAHCEGNMFGLYMLKGQTLADNHTTVDHQQPNTLSNEFYKGVLDERSKGVFNGKIFVRQAAQKTNAYQQNRNILLSDNATINTKPQLEIWADDVKCSHGATTGSLDEDALFYMRARGVDKAAAKALLTFAFANEVIQKINQKAIRQYLAALVAERLGLVAEDL is encoded by the coding sequence ATGATACAACAGAAAAACGATATAGCTGCCGCTTGGTTGAGCCAAATGCAGGGCTTTGTCCCCCCCAATACGCTGGGGCAAGCCCGCCGCCAAGAGGCGCAGCAACTGCTGCAAACCCTCGAAATACCCACACCCAAGCACGAAGAGTGGAAATACACCCCCCTCAATGCGCTCGGCAAGGTAGCGTTTCAATACACTATGCACCCCTCACCCAATGTATTGCCGCAGGCTACTGCCCTAGCACCCTTGCAGATTGCAGGGTTGGAGGCACATACACTGGTATTTGTCGATGGCTTTTTTCGGCCACAGCTCTCGGCGATTCAGGCGCTGCCCAAGGGGGTTGTGCTCACTGCCCTGAGCCAAGCCCAAGAGGCGCAGCAAGCTGCTTTTGCCACCGTTTGGGGGCAATTGGCGAATCCTGCACAAGATTGGTTTGCGGCTTTTAACTTGGCCTACGCTACCGACGGCTTGCTATTGCACCTCCCTGCCGGTAAAATCATCGAGCAGCCCATTCGCCTGCTACATCTCCAAACAACAACAGAACAGGCTAGCGCCGTACAGTTGCGCCACGTAATCATTGCTGAAGAAAACAGCCAATGTACTATCGTAGAGCAATACCACAGCCTTGGCAAACACGACACCTTCGTAGGCGTGGTGGCAGAGTTTGATGTAAAATCGCAGGCTGTTGTGCATCATCTCAAGCTTCAAAACGACCAAGCCCACAGCCATCAGGTAAGTACGACACAGGCGCGCCAAGCGGCCAACAGCCAATTTACCAATACGACGCTCACCCTCGACGGTGGTTTGGTGCGCAACCAACTCAATCTCACCCTCGAAGGTGCGCACTGTGAAGGCAATATGTTTGGCCTGTATATGCTCAAAGGACAGACCTTGGCCGATAACCACACCACTGTAGATCACCAACAGCCCAATACGCTGAGCAATGAGTTTTATAAAGGAGTGCTCGACGAACGCTCCAAAGGCGTATTTAACGGGAAGATTTTTGTGCGCCAAGCCGCTCAAAAAACCAATGCTTATCAGCAAAATCGTAATATCTTGCTTTCGGACAATGCGACCATCAATACCAAGCCCCAACTCGAAATATGGGCTGATGACGTAAAATGTTCTCACGGAGCCACTACCGGCAGCCTCGACGAAGATGCCCTCTTTTATATGCGGGCACGTGGGGTAGACAAGGCTGCGGCCAAAGCTTTACTGACTTTTGCTTTTGCCAATGAGGTCATCCAAAAAATCAATCAAAAAGCCATCCGCCAGTATTTGGCCGCCCTCGTGGCCGAAAGATTAGGCTTGGTAGCCGAAGATTTGTAG
- a CDS encoding GbsR/MarR family transcriptional regulator, which yields MAASLIEAKDKFIDTWGTLGSNWGINRTMAQIHALLLVSAVPLTTEDVMEHLGISRGNANMNLRELLAWGLIHKTLVQGERKEYFVAEKDMWEVSRCILRERKKREFDQAHKVIVQLAQFKPTNQEPESEAFKNTMSEMLQMAELVERVLSKLAIVERSWIFKKLLKLFV from the coding sequence ATGGCAGCATCACTGATAGAAGCTAAGGACAAATTTATTGATACTTGGGGAACATTGGGTAGCAACTGGGGTATCAACCGGACAATGGCGCAGATACATGCGCTTTTGTTGGTGTCAGCAGTTCCCCTAACCACAGAAGATGTAATGGAGCATCTGGGAATTTCGAGAGGCAATGCCAATATGAACCTCCGAGAGCTACTCGCTTGGGGTTTAATCCACAAAACCCTTGTGCAGGGGGAGCGTAAGGAATATTTTGTAGCTGAAAAAGATATGTGGGAAGTATCTCGCTGTATTTTGAGAGAGCGCAAGAAGCGAGAATTTGACCAAGCCCACAAAGTTATTGTTCAGCTTGCACAGTTCAAACCTACCAATCAAGAGCCTGAGAGCGAAGCCTTCAAAAACACCATGAGTGAGATGCTACAAATGGCCGAACTCGTAGAGCGAGTGCTCAGCAAATTGGCCATAGTAGAACGCTCTTGGATATTCAAAAAATTACTCAAGTTGTTTGTTTGA
- a CDS encoding Nif3-like dinuclear metal center hexameric protein: protein MSTTIRAIVQMLSAWASPQYQESYDNAGLIVGQPGTAVKGVLTALDATEATLEEAKAHGCNLVVAHHPIVFKGLKQLNGKNYVERTILKAIREDIAIFAIHTNLDNIQGGVNTHIASQLGLQQVRILAPRPNTLLKLTTFCPTSHTQAVLQALGQAGAGQIGAYKNCSFRTSGIGAFQPDDNAKPFIGQAGQLEEVAEDRLEVIFPTHLKGAVMQALRQAHPYEEVAYYLHQLENDNQEIGSGAIGQLPQPMPIADFLALLKNKMQARCIRHTALFQETVQTIALCGGTGSFLLPQAIRQGADVFVSADFKYHEFFDADQRILIADIGHYESEQFTADLLQHKLQAAFVGLPVVRTQLSTNPIQYYV from the coding sequence ATGAGTACTACTATTCGTGCCATCGTTCAAATGCTTTCTGCTTGGGCTTCGCCCCAGTACCAAGAATCTTATGACAATGCCGGACTGATAGTAGGCCAGCCTGGTACTGCTGTTAAGGGGGTATTGACTGCCCTCGACGCTACAGAGGCTACCCTCGAAGAGGCAAAAGCCCATGGCTGTAACCTCGTAGTAGCGCATCACCCGATTGTGTTCAAGGGACTAAAACAACTCAATGGCAAAAACTATGTAGAGCGTACTATCCTCAAAGCCATCCGCGAGGATATCGCCATTTTTGCCATCCATACCAATCTCGACAATATTCAGGGCGGAGTCAATACCCATATTGCGTCCCAGCTGGGGCTCCAACAAGTGCGCATCTTGGCCCCACGCCCCAATACCTTGCTCAAGCTGACAACTTTTTGCCCCACCAGCCATACACAGGCCGTACTCCAAGCCCTAGGCCAAGCCGGAGCAGGGCAGATAGGCGCTTACAAAAACTGTAGCTTCCGCACGAGTGGCATCGGCGCTTTCCAACCCGACGACAACGCCAAGCCCTTTATAGGCCAAGCAGGCCAACTAGAAGAGGTGGCAGAAGATAGGCTCGAAGTCATCTTCCCCACACACCTCAAAGGCGCTGTGATGCAGGCGCTACGCCAAGCACACCCCTACGAAGAAGTAGCCTATTATCTACACCAACTCGAAAACGACAACCAGGAGATTGGCAGCGGTGCTATCGGCCAATTGCCCCAACCTATGCCTATTGCCGACTTTCTGGCCTTGCTCAAAAATAAGATGCAAGCCCGCTGTATCCGCCATACGGCCTTATTCCAAGAAACTGTTCAAACCATTGCCCTGTGTGGCGGTACGGGGAGCTTTTTGCTTCCACAAGCCATCCGACAAGGCGCAGATGTGTTTGTCAGTGCAGACTTCAAGTACCACGAGTTTTTTGATGCCGACCAACGCATCCTAATCGCCGATATAGGCCATTATGAAAGCGAACAGTTTACAGCAGATCTCTTACAACACAAGCTCCAAGCAGCGTTCGTCGGCTTGCCGGTGGTACGAACCCAGCTATCGACCAACCCGATTCAGTACTATGTCTAA
- a CDS encoding serine/threonine protein kinase, whose translation MIGERILNYTIQRSLGSGGTGQVYLAKHITLDRQVTIKVYPSNILEDYEVRKQFQEEAAAVSKLQHFNIATLYDYAEDSHGLCIIAEYVEGKPLNQLLKEQLQPINEKQVLPIFIQVVGGVAYAHSKKIIHQDLKPSNIVVCQDHTAKVLDFGIAHLLNASADKQDSSTRAKSSVIYYSPEQFQDAAVDHRSDIYTLGVLLYELLTGTPPYDTSKLSAEEIARRIQEEPLPPVVEKNPNVSVYLQEIIDKATAKNPADRYINALSMMEAVQRPIRYNTTKAIADKPAPPVKIITKKMSYSFRTRYVMSILAVAFITVVALLGLW comes from the coding sequence ATGATAGGCGAAAGAATACTCAACTACACCATTCAGCGGAGCCTCGGTAGCGGCGGAACCGGACAAGTATACTTGGCCAAGCATATCACGCTTGACCGCCAAGTAACTATCAAAGTATATCCCTCCAATATTCTCGAAGACTATGAAGTGCGCAAGCAGTTTCAGGAAGAGGCCGCAGCTGTCTCCAAACTGCAACACTTCAATATTGCCACGCTCTATGATTATGCTGAAGATAGCCACGGGCTGTGTATCATTGCAGAATATGTAGAAGGCAAACCCCTAAACCAACTACTAAAGGAACAGCTACAACCTATCAATGAGAAGCAAGTGCTTCCTATCTTTATCCAAGTTGTGGGAGGAGTGGCCTACGCACACAGCAAGAAGATTATTCACCAAGACCTCAAGCCGTCCAATATAGTGGTATGTCAAGACCATACCGCCAAGGTACTTGATTTCGGTATTGCGCATCTGCTCAATGCCTCTGCTGACAAGCAAGATAGCAGCACTCGCGCCAAAAGTTCGGTTATTTATTACAGCCCTGAGCAGTTTCAAGACGCTGCCGTAGACCATCGCAGCGATATTTATACCCTAGGTGTTTTGTTGTATGAGCTGCTGACCGGCACCCCCCCCTATGATACCAGCAAGCTGAGTGCTGAAGAAATAGCCAGGCGCATTCAAGAGGAGCCCCTCCCTCCTGTAGTAGAGAAAAATCCCAATGTATCGGTCTATCTTCAGGAAATTATCGACAAGGCCACGGCCAAAAACCCTGCTGACCGCTACATCAACGCCCTGTCGATGATGGAAGCCGTACAGCGCCCCATCCGATACAATACCACCAAGGCCATTGCTGATAAACCAGCCCCACCGGTCAAGATTATCACCAAAAAGATGTCGTATAGCTTCCGCACCCGCTATGTGATGTCTATCCTCGCAGTGGCCTTTATTACTGTGGTGGCGTTGTTGGGGCTGTGGTGA
- a CDS encoding protein kinase domain-containing protein, giving the protein MIGEQLLNYRIEAVIAETPFFTTYRAAHTQYAKQVMIRHIRPGAFSGEMQRRQFDESIRLLSHIQHPNILTFYDYVENEAGIFLFLEYVGTQTLHKFIRQTSGPIPEAKALPLLEQLLMALAYAHKHQLVGGALCSMEVFMTDEGQLKISDLALNLYYAQYLLSQSDNTLVAYQAPERLATGLVSIAGDVYAAGAIAYEVLTGKPPFDLQLAPPALSQAVAEGHIAPLQTHYPAVSDKAQAVVLQALAQDSQQRWLGADAFRQKLTSNPAEAHTQAAASHNTTSSQKKQKNTQAQALDPANTRFVNLPLYVLIGLSVLSLVFWMTYNTPSRRTPKIAYNLNDTLSIKRTRDSIRLARQMQQKAESLQVAKLMESKKQLIEMYMHKVRAGETLNSIAQRYALPVDSLRSLNDMAQMPADKKLEPKMGIRVYIKTKYTVRKGETLAAIAQRFNVNRSVLIRTNQIVDEAQDITEGKVIIIPL; this is encoded by the coding sequence ATGATTGGAGAGCAATTACTCAATTATCGTATTGAGGCTGTCATCGCCGAGACCCCATTTTTTACCACCTACCGCGCTGCGCATACCCAATATGCCAAGCAAGTGATGATTCGTCATATCCGTCCCGGAGCTTTTTCGGGCGAGATGCAGCGCCGGCAGTTTGACGAAAGCATACGGCTGTTGTCGCATATCCAACATCCTAATATCCTGACTTTTTACGACTATGTAGAGAATGAGGCAGGTATATTTTTGTTTTTGGAATATGTAGGCACACAAACGCTTCACAAATTCATCCGCCAAACAAGCGGCCCCATTCCCGAAGCCAAGGCACTGCCCCTATTAGAACAGTTGCTCATGGCGCTAGCCTATGCCCACAAACACCAATTGGTGGGTGGAGCGCTTTGTAGTATGGAGGTGTTTATGACAGACGAAGGCCAGCTCAAAATCAGCGACCTTGCGCTCAACCTCTATTATGCGCAATACCTGCTAAGCCAGTCAGACAATACGCTTGTTGCCTACCAAGCACCGGAGCGCCTTGCCACAGGCCTAGTATCTATTGCCGGAGATGTATACGCAGCCGGGGCTATTGCCTATGAAGTATTGACGGGCAAACCTCCCTTCGATTTGCAACTCGCTCCCCCTGCCCTCAGTCAAGCTGTTGCCGAAGGTCATATAGCTCCCCTCCAAACACATTACCCCGCCGTTAGTGATAAGGCGCAGGCAGTAGTGTTGCAGGCCTTGGCTCAAGACAGCCAGCAGCGCTGGCTGGGCGCTGATGCATTCAGGCAAAAACTAACCAGCAATCCCGCCGAGGCTCATACCCAAGCGGCAGCCAGCCACAACACGACAAGCTCTCAGAAAAAACAAAAAAATACTCAGGCACAAGCACTAGACCCTGCAAATACACGCTTCGTCAACCTGCCCTTGTATGTACTGATTGGCCTTTCGGTACTGAGTCTTGTTTTCTGGATGACCTACAATACCCCCAGCCGACGAACACCCAAAATAGCCTATAACCTCAATGATACGCTCAGCATCAAACGCACGCGTGATTCTATCCGCTTGGCGCGCCAAATGCAGCAAAAAGCCGAAAGTTTGCAAGTAGCCAAACTGATGGAAAGTAAAAAGCAGCTCATCGAAATGTATATGCACAAGGTGAGGGCTGGCGAAACCCTCAACAGCATTGCCCAACGATATGCCTTGCCCGTAGACTCGCTGCGCTCTCTCAATGATATGGCCCAAATGCCTGCCGACAAAAAACTTGAACCCAAAATGGGCATCCGAGTTTATATCAAAACCAAGTATACCGTGCGCAAGGGCGAAACACTGGCGGCCATCGCACAGCGATTCAATGTCAACCGTTCGGTATTGATTCGTACAAATCAAATTGTGGATGAAGCCCAAGACATCACCGAAGGTAAGGTCATCATCATTCCTCTCTAA
- a CDS encoding S9 family peptidase, which translates to MQYLPNLFSLRLGALILACWLGASPVALLQAQKAVSLEDIWAKYSFVAKRIDGLNWMKDGRYYTAKDGNKVVKYDVTTGQQVEVIFGKDNHPKLEFQSYSINGTEDKIVFVAEEEAIYRRSSKGKTYVFDLKTNELKAIPSDEKQSNATLSPDGSRVAFVRNNNIYIVTLNDLRETAVTTDGKANEIINGMADWVYEEEFSFTQALFWSPDGQRLAYYRFDERQVPEFNMQMWPDALYPQDYRFKYPKAGEPNAIVSIRVYEVANAKTQTIDLGNETDIYIPRINWTTQPDLLSIRRMNRLQNQLELLHANLNNGQVSTILTEKAPTYVDLDFTDDLTYLADGKQFIWSSERSGFKHLYLYDMQGKLVRPLTEGNWEVQQFLGIDEKRKTLYYTSNEPSATERHLYAIGLNGKGKTRLTQPAGVHSIDFSHDFKYYVNTYSAANLPTQVGLHTAPDGKLVKVLQDNQDLQARLKDFRVQPKEFMTVKAADGTDLNAWIIKPHNFDENKQYPLLMFVYGGPGSQQVMNQWDSFNYFWYQVLAEKGYVIACVDNRGTGGKGEQFKKITYGQLGKHEVADQITAAKYFGSQPYIDANRIGIWGWSYGGYMSSLCILLGNDVFKAAIAVAPVTTWRFYDTIYTERYLGLPQQNAKGYDEYSPLLHADKLKGNYLLIHGTGDDNVHFQNAVALQNALIKAGKQFQSFFYPDRNHGIYGGNTRLHLYQMMTDFIEKSL; encoded by the coding sequence ATGCAATATTTACCAAACCTTTTTTCTTTGAGGTTAGGAGCGCTTATTTTAGCCTGCTGGCTTGGCGCTTCTCCTGTGGCGCTTCTCCAAGCACAAAAAGCCGTAAGTTTAGAAGATATTTGGGCAAAGTATAGCTTTGTAGCAAAACGGATAGACGGGCTCAATTGGATGAAAGATGGGCGTTATTACACCGCTAAAGACGGCAACAAGGTCGTCAAATATGATGTAACTACCGGCCAACAAGTAGAGGTGATTTTTGGCAAAGACAATCACCCCAAGCTTGAGTTTCAGTCTTACAGTATCAATGGTACAGAAGACAAAATCGTGTTTGTGGCCGAAGAAGAGGCGATTTACCGTCGCTCTAGCAAGGGCAAAACCTATGTTTTTGACCTCAAAACCAACGAACTCAAGGCCATCCCCAGCGACGAAAAGCAATCCAACGCTACGCTCTCGCCCGATGGCAGCCGTGTCGCTTTTGTGCGCAACAACAACATCTATATCGTAACCCTCAACGACCTGCGCGAAACCGCCGTAACTACCGACGGCAAGGCCAACGAAATCATCAATGGAATGGCTGATTGGGTATATGAAGAGGAATTTTCGTTTACGCAAGCGCTCTTCTGGTCGCCCGATGGGCAGCGTCTGGCCTACTATCGTTTTGACGAGCGCCAAGTGCCTGAGTTCAATATGCAGATGTGGCCTGATGCGCTCTATCCACAAGACTACCGCTTCAAGTACCCCAAGGCAGGAGAGCCAAACGCCATCGTATCGATAAGGGTGTATGAGGTGGCCAATGCCAAAACCCAAACCATCGACCTCGGCAACGAGACCGACATCTACATCCCACGCATCAACTGGACCACCCAGCCTGATTTGCTCTCCATCCGCCGGATGAACCGCCTCCAAAACCAACTCGAACTCCTACACGCCAACCTCAACAATGGGCAAGTAAGTACTATTTTGACCGAAAAAGCGCCTACCTACGTAGACCTCGACTTTACCGACGACCTCACTTACCTAGCCGACGGCAAACAGTTCATTTGGTCGAGCGAGCGCAGTGGGTTCAAACACCTCTATCTCTATGATATGCAAGGCAAGCTCGTCCGCCCCCTGACCGAGGGCAACTGGGAGGTGCAGCAGTTTTTAGGAATTGACGAAAAGCGCAAAACGCTTTATTATACCTCCAATGAGCCTAGCGCTACAGAGCGCCACCTCTATGCTATCGGGCTGAATGGCAAGGGAAAAACCCGCCTCACCCAGCCTGCCGGTGTACACAGCATCGACTTCAGCCACGACTTCAAGTACTATGTCAATACCTACAGTGCGGCCAACCTACCAACACAAGTCGGCCTACATACGGCTCCAGACGGCAAGTTGGTCAAAGTTTTACAAGACAACCAAGACCTACAAGCCCGCCTCAAAGACTTCCGTGTGCAACCCAAAGAGTTTATGACTGTCAAAGCTGCTGACGGCACCGACCTCAACGCCTGGATAATCAAGCCTCATAACTTCGACGAAAACAAGCAATATCCTCTCCTGATGTTTGTATATGGCGGCCCGGGCAGCCAACAAGTAATGAACCAGTGGGATAGCTTCAACTACTTCTGGTATCAGGTATTGGCCGAAAAAGGCTATGTCATCGCCTGTGTGGATAACCGAGGCACTGGTGGCAAAGGTGAGCAATTCAAAAAAATAACCTATGGCCAACTAGGCAAACACGAAGTGGCCGACCAAATTACGGCAGCTAAATACTTCGGCAGCCAACCCTATATCGATGCCAACCGCATTGGTATTTGGGGATGGAGCTACGGTGGCTATATGTCTTCGTTATGTATTTTGCTTGGCAATGATGTGTTCAAGGCGGCTATCGCCGTGGCTCCTGTTACTACTTGGCGCTTTTATGACACCATCTACACCGAACGCTACCTAGGCCTGCCCCAACAAAACGCCAAAGGCTATGACGAATACTCGCCCCTGTTGCACGCCGACAAGCTCAAGGGGAATTACCTGCTCATCCACGGCACAGGCGACGACAACGTGCACTTCCAAAATGCCGTAGCACTACAAAACGCCCTTATCAAGGCCGGAAAGCAGTTTCAGTCTTTCTTCTACCCCGACCGCAACCACGGTATCTATGGCGGCAATACCCGCCTACATCTCTACCAGATGATGACTGACTTTATCGAAAAAAGCTTGTAA
- a CDS encoding outer membrane beta-barrel protein: MKPYPLFFSTIFYLAHCCLAVGLAAQNLPWDIGFKGGISSVSLSRLAEGESRLGQIGYQATLMARSERFPVLGLYFQPELSFSQKGGRYQNELIERQLSIQTIDIAVLMGIALADNALHFRLGPSFQLLTAARERIDVKTGLPGRNAPADGAAQRFLALHIGTGVEYGRFMLDLSYEIPVIDFFDYTSAYRPRALRVSFGYRFGHLLFR; encoded by the coding sequence ATGAAACCATATCCCCTCTTTTTCTCGACTATATTCTATCTGGCGCATTGTTGCTTGGCTGTAGGGCTTGCAGCTCAAAACCTCCCTTGGGACATAGGCTTCAAAGGGGGCATCAGTTCGGTGTCGCTCTCCCGTTTGGCCGAAGGCGAAAGCCGCCTAGGGCAGATAGGCTATCAAGCTACACTCATGGCACGCAGCGAGCGTTTCCCTGTTCTGGGGCTGTATTTTCAGCCAGAGCTCAGCTTCAGCCAAAAAGGTGGCCGCTACCAAAACGAGCTTATCGAGCGCCAACTGAGCATCCAAACCATCGACATCGCCGTATTGATGGGCATAGCCCTTGCAGACAATGCCCTACACTTCCGCCTGGGGCCTAGCTTCCAACTCCTGACCGCCGCCCGCGAACGTATTGATGTCAAAACAGGCCTTCCCGGGCGCAACGCCCCCGCCGACGGCGCAGCACAGCGATTTCTGGCCCTACACATAGGCACTGGCGTAGAATATGGACGCTTTATGCTTGACCTGAGCTACGAGATTCCCGTAATTGATTTTTTTGACTATACCTCGGCTTATCGGCCTCGCGCCCTAAGGGTCAGTTTTGGATACCGCTTTGGACATTTGCTATTTCGCTGA
- a CDS encoding SiaB family protein kinase — MHPFLIYTPEDYSPTDETILLYYHGAFDAASLAAIGEELKQKLQDQPQVSWKIFAIFIELAQNIMRYAEECNICTRQHLDAVGTCMLRQQGDTYRLTMANITNREGCEFVQTRCAEIAQTSPQEWRKMKGRLRKEALAKGWDGAGIGLIQTAIWAENPLELQVYHVNDKVGLMSLVANIKA; from the coding sequence ATGCACCCATTCCTTATATATACGCCCGAAGACTATTCTCCCACTGATGAGACTATCTTACTGTATTATCATGGGGCTTTTGATGCAGCTTCTTTAGCGGCTATTGGAGAAGAGTTAAAACAAAAACTTCAAGACCAACCTCAAGTGAGTTGGAAGATTTTTGCTATCTTTATAGAGCTAGCCCAAAATATAATGCGGTATGCCGAAGAGTGTAACATTTGTACGCGCCAACACCTCGACGCAGTAGGCACTTGTATGCTCCGCCAACAAGGGGATACCTATCGGCTGACAATGGCCAATATCACTAACCGAGAGGGGTGTGAGTTTGTACAAACACGCTGTGCCGAAATCGCGCAAACCAGCCCGCAAGAGTGGCGAAAAATGAAGGGAAGGCTGCGCAAAGAAGCACTCGCCAAAGGATGGGACGGCGCTGGCATAGGCCTGATACAAACAGCCATCTGGGCCGAAAACCCTCTGGAGCTACAGGTCTATCACGTCAATGACAAAGTAGGGCTGATGAGCTTAGTCGCTAACATTAAAGCATAA
- a CDS encoding DUF1987 domain-containing protein — protein MENLYLEGTKGVFFTPTVAFDATHWICEISGESYIEDTEAFYEPLYQWITQMMEAGPKRVLFNFRLTYFNTSTSKAILQILQLLKGFRENGGNIEINWYYPEDNYDLLVEGEDFVDDLELNINLIPYQLEY, from the coding sequence ATGGAAAATTTGTACCTAGAAGGAACTAAAGGTGTGTTTTTTACACCTACTGTCGCTTTTGATGCCACTCATTGGATTTGTGAAATTAGTGGAGAATCATATATTGAAGATACCGAAGCGTTTTATGAGCCGCTTTATCAGTGGATTACTCAAATGATGGAGGCTGGCCCCAAAAGGGTGTTGTTTAATTTCAGACTGACCTATTTCAACACCAGTACCTCAAAAGCCATTCTGCAAATTCTGCAATTGCTCAAAGGGTTTCGAGAAAATGGCGGGAATATCGAAATCAATTGGTACTACCCCGAAGACAATTACGACCTACTAGTAGAAGGAGAGGATTTTGTGGATGACTTAGAGCTAAACATCAACCTGATTCCCTATCAACTGGAGTATTAA